Proteins encoded together in one Caldisericaceae bacterium window:
- the gyrB gene encoding DNA topoisomerase (ATP-hydrolyzing) subunit B, with translation MEDKEKTTENYTEEYNAKSIKVLDGLEHVRKRPSMYIGSTSSAGLHHLVFEVVDNSIDEAMAGFCNEITVILRKNSSITVIDNGRGIPVDEHPQLHVSGVEVALTKLNAGGKFDAKVYHVSGGLHGVGVSVVNALSKYLKVTVKRNGIIYEQEYERGKPLYPLREVGNVLPNETGTEITFIPDDTIFETVEFDESIIKEKLKELAYLNKGLRIHFLNEKKGTEEHYYSEKGIVELVKDLNKDEQTLLEEPLYLEVDEDHFHLEVALQYNAGFSSEIMSFVNNIKTVDGGTHETGFKQALTKLFNDEGMQLKLIKDEAITFDDIKEGLVAIISVRLVEPQFEGQTKTKLGNAEVRSRVYNIVKNGLTLYFDKHIEDLQKILKKILLAQNARLAAKKAKEIVRRKGELDFSGRLPGKLADCSSNDPSKTELYIVEGESAGGSAKQARDRKFQAVLPLRGKILNVEKVNMAHALSSQEIKNLITTIGSGIGEDFKVENLRYHKIIIMTDADVDGAHIRTLLLTFFFRYMKPLVEDGYLYIAQPPLYRVKYEKEIRYAYSDEELAHILGTLKDPDKSEVQRYKGLGEMDPQQLWDTTMDPTRRIIKRVTIQEAELANKLFELLMGSDVSPRKEFIMQHAKEVVNLDI, from the coding sequence ATGGAAGATAAGGAAAAGACAACAGAAAACTATACCGAAGAGTATAATGCGAAAAGTATTAAAGTTCTCGACGGTCTTGAGCATGTAAGAAAAAGACCTTCTATGTATATTGGGTCAACATCATCGGCTGGATTGCACCATCTTGTATTTGAAGTTGTTGACAACTCAATAGACGAAGCGATGGCAGGTTTCTGTAACGAAATCACCGTAATACTTAGAAAAAACTCTTCCATTACAGTTATAGATAACGGAAGAGGTATTCCAGTTGATGAACATCCACAACTACATGTATCAGGAGTCGAAGTTGCTTTAACAAAACTCAACGCAGGTGGCAAATTTGACGCAAAAGTTTACCATGTATCAGGGGGTCTACACGGTGTTGGTGTTTCGGTTGTAAACGCCCTTTCAAAATATTTAAAAGTTACTGTAAAAAGAAACGGCATCATATACGAGCAAGAATACGAAAGAGGTAAACCACTATATCCTTTAAGAGAGGTAGGAAATGTTCTTCCAAACGAAACAGGAACTGAAATTACTTTTATCCCAGATGATACAATATTTGAAACAGTAGAATTTGACGAGAGTATCATTAAAGAAAAACTCAAAGAACTTGCCTATTTAAATAAGGGTTTAAGAATACACTTCTTAAATGAAAAGAAGGGCACCGAAGAACATTACTATTCAGAAAAAGGTATCGTTGAACTCGTGAAAGACCTAAACAAAGACGAACAAACGCTGTTGGAAGAGCCATTATACTTAGAGGTAGATGAGGACCACTTCCATCTTGAAGTTGCTCTCCAGTATAATGCGGGATTTTCTTCAGAGATTATGTCTTTTGTAAACAACATCAAAACGGTAGATGGTGGCACTCATGAAACCGGCTTTAAACAGGCCCTTACAAAACTCTTTAACGACGAAGGTATGCAACTAAAATTGATAAAAGACGAAGCAATAACATTTGACGATATTAAAGAAGGCCTTGTTGCGATTATCAGTGTAAGATTGGTTGAGCCGCAGTTTGAAGGTCAAACAAAAACAAAATTAGGCAACGCTGAAGTAAGATCAAGGGTATACAACATCGTTAAAAACGGGCTAACGCTGTATTTTGATAAACACATCGAAGACCTTCAAAAAATCCTTAAAAAGATTCTTCTTGCTCAAAATGCAAGACTTGCTGCAAAAAAAGCAAAAGAGATAGTTAGAAGAAAAGGCGAGCTTGACTTTTCGGGTAGATTACCAGGAAAGTTAGCGGATTGTTCTTCAAATGACCCATCAAAAACAGAACTTTACATAGTAGAAGGAGAGTCTGCAGGTGGAAGTGCAAAGCAAGCCCGTGATAGAAAATTCCAAGCCGTGTTACCGCTGAGAGGAAAAATACTAAATGTTGAAAAGGTGAATATGGCACATGCTCTCTCTTCGCAAGAGATAAAAAACCTTATAACAACAATTGGAAGTGGTATTGGTGAAGATTTTAAAGTAGAAAACTTAAGGTACCATAAAATCATCATCATGACAGATGCTGATGTGGATGGTGCACACATTAGAACACTTCTTCTTACTTTCTTTTTTAGATACATGAAACCTCTTGTTGAAGATGGATATCTTTACATTGCTCAACCCCCTCTTTATAGGGTTAAATATGAAAAAGAGATAAGATACGCTTATTCAGATGAAGAACTTGCACACATTTTAGGGACATTAAAAGACCCAGATAAAAGTGAAGTGCAAAGGTATAAAGGTCTTGGAGAAATGGACCCACAACAACTTTGGGACACTACAATGGATCCTACAAGAAGAATTATAAAGAGAGTAACAATCCAAGAGGCAGAGTTAGCAAATAAACTATTTGAACTCCTTATGGGAAGTGATGTTTCCCCAAGAAAAGAATTTATAATGCAACATGCAAAAGAGGTTGTTAATCTTGACATCTGA
- a CDS encoding ATP-dependent Clp protease ATP-binding subunit has translation MNWNNLTERAQRAILIAQEEAHSLGNYYLGTEHLLLGLIKVEEGIAYRAILSMGVDPNDILERIEEFIKENNSYKNRSNEEIILTPRAKRVLEMAEKEAINLGDTYISTEHILLAILHEGGGIGVKILQDAGVDIQKFEETIYSMIGEKVSKESREDRIVRETKTPTLDQFSRDLTALASRSELDPVIGREQEIERVIEILMRRKKNNPAIIGDPGVGKTAIVEGLAQKISDNDVPDLLKGKRIVSLDLASVIAGTKYRGEFEERMKKILKEVAKTNRNVILFIDEFHTLVGAGAAEGAIDASNILKPSLASGEIQVIGATTLKEYRKYVEKDPALERRFQPVYVREPTVEEAIEILKGIRDRYEKFHGVKISDDAINLAVKLSVKYINARFLPDKAIDIIDEASARLKLKISKNNEMKKVEKRIKEIKDKRLQAIRERRLLEAEQLREEEKNLYNTLKILSLDSQEEMPVLTEEDIRRVVSLWTGIPVEKMVEDEKERLVNMEQELHKRIVGQEEAVQAVSRSIRRARSGLKNPNKPIGSFLFLGPTGVGKTELAKTLAEFLFGNENALIRFDMSEYMEKFSVSRLIGSPPGYVGYEEGGQLTEAVRRKPYSVVLFDEIEKAHPDIFDILLQIMDEGRLTDSQGRTVDFKNTVIILTSNFGTDSLKDKTVGFNLSSNVESFEEKKKKLVSSLKGLFKPEFLNRLDDIIVFYPLTNEEIKKIVDILIRRIEKNASENNIHIMLTEKAKDYLAKTGYSVEYGARPLQRLIEKEVEDPIAVKILKGEIKEGNLVVVDYDESVGITFEVKEKITSYG, from the coding sequence ATGAATTGGAATAATTTAACAGAAAGAGCACAAAGAGCGATACTCATTGCACAGGAAGAGGCGCACTCTCTGGGTAATTATTATCTTGGGACCGAGCATCTACTACTTGGCTTAATCAAAGTTGAAGAAGGTATCGCATATAGAGCAATTTTGAGTATGGGTGTTGATCCAAACGATATTCTTGAAAGGATAGAAGAGTTTATTAAAGAGAATAATAGTTATAAAAATAGGTCTAACGAAGAAATTATTCTTACTCCAAGGGCAAAAAGAGTTCTTGAAATGGCAGAAAAAGAGGCAATTAATCTTGGAGATACCTATATTAGCACTGAGCATATTCTTCTTGCAATACTTCACGAGGGCGGAGGCATTGGTGTTAAAATACTTCAGGATGCTGGCGTTGATATCCAAAAATTTGAAGAAACAATCTACTCAATGATTGGAGAGAAAGTTTCTAAAGAATCACGTGAAGACCGGATAGTTAGAGAAACTAAAACCCCTACTTTAGATCAATTCTCAAGAGATTTAACTGCTCTTGCGTCACGCTCTGAGCTTGATCCTGTTATTGGCAGGGAACAAGAAATTGAAAGAGTTATCGAAATTTTAATGAGAAGAAAAAAGAATAACCCTGCTATTATTGGTGATCCAGGAGTTGGAAAAACTGCAATCGTTGAAGGTCTTGCCCAAAAGATATCGGATAACGATGTGCCAGATTTACTAAAAGGTAAGCGCATTGTTTCTCTTGATCTTGCTTCTGTAATTGCAGGCACAAAGTACAGAGGTGAGTTTGAAGAAAGAATGAAGAAGATACTAAAGGAAGTTGCCAAGACAAACAGGAATGTGATTCTATTTATTGATGAATTTCATACGCTTGTTGGTGCTGGTGCAGCAGAAGGTGCAATTGATGCCTCTAACATTTTGAAGCCCTCACTTGCAAGTGGCGAAATTCAGGTAATTGGAGCAACTACCCTTAAGGAGTACAGAAAATATGTGGAGAAAGACCCAGCTCTTGAGAGGCGTTTTCAACCAGTATACGTAAGAGAGCCAACTGTTGAAGAGGCAATTGAAATTTTAAAAGGAATAAGGGATCGCTACGAGAAGTTCCACGGGGTAAAAATATCCGATGACGCAATTAACTTAGCCGTTAAACTCTCAGTTAAATATATAAACGCTAGATTTTTGCCAGATAAAGCAATTGATATAATAGATGAAGCTTCTGCAAGGTTAAAATTGAAGATCTCTAAAAACAACGAAATGAAGAAAGTTGAGAAAAGGATAAAAGAAATTAAAGATAAAAGATTACAAGCAATAAGAGAAAGACGCTTACTTGAGGCTGAACAACTAAGAGAAGAAGAGAAGAATCTCTACAATACTTTAAAGATTCTTAGTTTAGATTCACAAGAAGAAATGCCGGTATTAACCGAAGAGGATATTAGAAGGGTTGTTTCTCTTTGGACTGGTATTCCTGTTGAAAAAATGGTTGAAGATGAAAAAGAAAGACTCGTTAACATGGAACAGGAGTTACACAAAAGAATTGTGGGTCAAGAGGAAGCAGTTCAAGCAGTCTCAAGATCTATTAGAAGAGCACGATCTGGGCTAAAAAATCCAAATAAGCCGATTGGTTCCTTTCTTTTCCTTGGGCCAACTGGTGTTGGTAAAACAGAACTTGCAAAGACTTTAGCCGAGTTTCTCTTTGGAAATGAGAATGCTCTAATTAGATTTGATATGTCTGAGTACATGGAAAAGTTTTCTGTTTCAAGACTTATAGGTTCACCTCCTGGATATGTAGGCTATGAAGAGGGAGGTCAGTTAACTGAAGCTGTTAGGAGAAAGCCTTATTCAGTTGTTCTCTTTGATGAAATTGAGAAAGCTCATCCAGATATTTTTGACATTTTATTACAAATCATGGACGAAGGAAGGCTTACAGATTCTCAAGGAAGGACAGTTGACTTTAAAAATACAGTTATTATTCTTACCTCTAACTTTGGCACTGATTCACTAAAAGATAAAACTGTTGGGTTTAATTTAAGCAGCAATGTTGAGAGTTTTGAAGAAAAGAAGAAAAAACTCGTTTCGTCGCTTAAAGGCCTCTTTAAACCAGAATTTTTGAATAGGTTAGATGATATTATAGTCTTCTATCCACTTACAAACGAAGAGATAAAGAAAATTGTAGATATCCTTATAAGACGCATAGAGAAAAATGCTTCTGAAAACAATATCCATATTATGCTAACAGAAAAGGCAAAAGACTATCTTGCAAAAACTGGTTACAGTGTAGAATACGGAGCAAGGCCTTTGCAGAGGCTTATAGAAAAGGAAGTGGAAGACCCTATTGCCGTTAAAATCCTTAAAGGAGAAATAAAAGAAGGTAATCTTGTAGTTGTTGATTACGATGAGTCAGTCGGTATTACTTTTGAAGTAAAAGAAAAAATAACTTCTTATGGATAA
- the lepA gene encoding translation elongation factor 4 yields MDKVRNFSIIAHIDHGKSTLSDRFLEHGGLIIKGEQILDSMELEKDRGITIRAHPITLNIRVNGSDYVFNLIDTPGHVDFSYEVSRSLKACEGAVLLVDATQGVEAQTIANAYLALENDLVIIPVVNKIDVKDADIEGTVSEIKNILGFKDEDILKISAKTGENVPKLIEAIVDRIPPPSGSENAPLKALVFDSHFDTYKGVIVYVRVKDGTIKKGDRIKFMSNGSEFEVEEVGIFRLKMEPIDELKEGMVGYFAALIRDPLDVQIGDTVTNAFRPADTPIPGFRKNVPMVFAGIFPLNTNEFEDLKKSLEKLHLNDPAFTFEPDTSEALGFGFRCGFSGLLHMEITIERLKIEFGQDIIATVPNVEYEVVLRDGRTVLIDNPSKFFDPSKILEIREPIVDASIMVPPDFIGNVMELLNTRRATYKDMLYPEEKRVVIRFEVPLQEIITDFFDALKSVTRGYGTLDYEFIGFKKADIVKVDILINKKVVDALSFMAHEDKAYYVARSMLEKMRKVIPRQMFEVNLQAAIGSKIISKERIVPYRKDVLAKCYGGDVTRKKKLLEKQKEGKKKMKMIGNVEIPQEAFFSILSVKSSEKTD; encoded by the coding sequence ATGGATAAAGTGCGGAACTTTTCAATCATTGCCCACATTGACCACGGAAAATCAACCCTTTCTGACCGTTTCCTTGAGCATGGTGGACTTATTATCAAAGGAGAACAGATCCTTGATAGCATGGAGCTTGAGAAAGATCGGGGTATTACCATAAGAGCTCATCCGATCACCCTTAATATTAGAGTAAATGGCAGTGATTATGTTTTTAATTTAATTGATACACCAGGTCATGTGGATTTTTCTTATGAGGTTTCAAGAAGTTTAAAAGCATGTGAAGGTGCAGTCCTTCTTGTTGATGCAACGCAAGGAGTTGAAGCACAAACTATTGCAAATGCCTACCTTGCACTTGAAAACGACCTTGTAATCATCCCTGTGGTGAATAAGATAGATGTAAAAGACGCTGACATCGAAGGAACAGTTAGCGAAATTAAAAATATTCTTGGTTTCAAAGACGAAGACATCCTTAAGATCAGCGCCAAAACTGGTGAAAACGTTCCCAAACTCATCGAAGCAATAGTTGATAGAATTCCACCACCAAGTGGATCAGAAAATGCTCCTTTAAAGGCACTTGTTTTTGATTCCCATTTTGATACCTACAAAGGTGTCATTGTTTATGTGAGAGTAAAAGATGGCACAATCAAAAAAGGTGATAGAATTAAGTTTATGTCAAACGGATCGGAATTCGAAGTTGAGGAAGTTGGTATTTTCAGACTCAAAATGGAACCTATTGATGAACTTAAGGAAGGAATGGTTGGCTATTTTGCTGCACTAATAAGAGACCCACTTGATGTTCAGATTGGTGATACGGTAACAAATGCCTTTAGACCTGCCGATACTCCAATTCCTGGTTTTAGAAAGAATGTTCCAATGGTTTTTGCAGGTATTTTCCCTTTGAATACAAATGAATTTGAAGATCTAAAGAAATCACTTGAGAAGCTTCATTTAAACGATCCTGCCTTTACCTTTGAACCCGATACTTCAGAAGCACTTGGTTTTGGCTTTCGTTGTGGTTTTTCTGGATTACTTCATATGGAAATTACCATTGAAAGACTTAAGATTGAATTTGGGCAAGATATTATTGCAACCGTTCCGAACGTAGAATACGAAGTTGTTTTAAGAGACGGAAGAACGGTTTTAATAGATAATCCCAGCAAGTTTTTCGATCCTTCAAAAATACTTGAAATTAGAGAGCCAATAGTAGATGCTTCTATTATGGTCCCTCCAGATTTTATTGGTAATGTTATGGAACTTTTGAATACAAGACGTGCAACTTATAAGGATATGCTTTATCCTGAAGAAAAAAGGGTAGTGATAAGATTTGAGGTGCCCCTTCAAGAGATCATCACAGATTTCTTTGATGCCCTAAAATCAGTAACAAGAGGTTATGGGACGTTAGATTATGAGTTTATCGGGTTTAAAAAAGCAGATATCGTTAAGGTAGATATTCTAATCAATAAAAAGGTAGTTGATGCCTTATCTTTTATGGCGCATGAGGATAAAGCCTATTATGTTGCTCGTTCTATGCTTGAGAAGATGAGAAAGGTTATTCCACGTCAGATGTTTGAAGTAAATTTGCAAGCCGCAATTGGAAGTAAAATTATCTCAAAGGAGAGAATTGTGCCTTACAGAAAAGATGTTTTAGCAAAATGTTATGGTGGAGATGTTACACGAAAGAAAAAACTCCTTGAGAAACAAAAAGAAGGCAAAAAGAAAATGAAAATGATCGGTAATGTAGAAATCCCTCAAGAGGCATTCTTTTCAATTCTCTCTGTAAAAAGTAGTGAAAAAACAGACTAA